The sequence CGGAGACACCGGCGCGTCCAGCGACACGTCCCGCGACAGCGCCTCCATGGCGAGGGCCACCTCGTCCTCCCGCTTCCCCAAGGCCTCGGCCAGACGCTTCTCCACCTCCGGGTGGCCCTCCCCCCACCGGGCCTCCAGCCGCGACCGCTCCCTCCGGAGCTGGAACACCACCCACGGCGCCCGGCCGCCCGCCATGCTCCAGTTGCGGCCCACGTAGGCGCGGATGCGCGCACGAATCCACTGGCTGGCATAGGCCGCGAACGGCACCCCGCGTTCCTCGAAACGTCCCGCGGCTTCCATCAACCCAACGTTGCCTTCCGCCACCAGCTCTTCCATCGACAGGCCGGTCCACCGGTACTTCCACGCCAACCGCCGCACCAACTTCAGGTGCTCACGGACGCGCGCTTCAGCGACCTCAGCCGGAACCACGAGCTCAGGGGATTCAAAGGACACGTTCAGGTTGATGGCTTCCATGGCCCTCCTCCGGTTGGGCGCGCCCACACGGCGGCGCGACGCAGAGGAAATTAAGGGCTGGGGCTCTATAAGAAAATTAGGTAGTTTAACGGCAACACTTCGACTATCTCTATGGTTATGAGCTGGCTCAACTATCATCACCTCCTGTACTTCTGGACGGTTGCGAGGGCGGGCAGCATCGCCAAGGCAGGCGAGGAGCTGCACCTGGCGCAGCCCAC is a genomic window of Myxococcus virescens containing:
- a CDS encoding sigma-70 family RNA polymerase sigma factor; amino-acid sequence: MEAINLNVSFESPELVVPAEVAEARVREHLKLVRRLAWKYRWTGLSMEELVAEGNVGLMEAAGRFEERGVPFAAYASQWIRARIRAYVGRNWSMAGGRAPWVVFQLRRERSRLEARWGEGHPEVEKRLAEALGKREDEVALAMEALSRDVSLDAPVSPDSEATRLEGLMADADSQEDQVDRAKWARRLRASVDAAWPELDARERALVEERMLAEDGVSAELLARRFGVTAVRIRQIEQGLRVKLRHRLTAGLTSWDGEAMSLAA